The DNA segment GTCCAGATAATGGTCCAGCCAAGTACATCAAAGAACGTAGAACGCCAAATATCCACTGTAAAAATATTTGTAAAGTTTTGCAGCCCAACCCAATCAAACAAATTCGCTGGAGGCGAATGATACAGATCATAGTTTGTAAAAGCTAATGCAAAACTAAATAAAATTGGAAACACTACGGTGAAGATAAGTAGGAAAAAGCCCGGTGTACTCATTAAGTACGGGAAGCCTTGATCTAAAAGCTGATGATACTGCGCACGAACAGAGTTTAGTGGAATACCCTTATCACGATTCCGTCCATTCACGTATGCGTCCTTCATCATGAAGTAATAGATCATAATCCCAATCACTGCAACAATGACAGCAATGATTCCTTCCGCTAATAAGAACACAGAGTTATCTCTAGGTGTTTGAACACCTAGCGTAAATAATCCCCAAAATCCCATATTAAACAAGTCTTTAAACACAATGATAAAGGCAACCCCGAGAACAAAGAACACAGATCCTTTGGCGATTTGCCGATTATAAAACTGTCCGAATCCTGGAATGATGGACAGAGCCAGCGCTCGTTTTCGATGTTTAGTTGAAACCTCGCGTTGAACCTCGTATTCGATCAATTCACACACCTTCTTATATTGGTTTCATGTGAGCAAGAAGACGTAAGTGATCTCACTTACGTCTTACTCCGCCCCTTACATTATCTTGAATGGTTCGCTTCAATCTGTGATTGAATGGTTTCAACGGCTTCATCAAACGCCTGGCTGACATCTCCACGATCCGTTGCGATCAGTCCAAGTGCATTATCAACTGGCGTCCACACTTCTGCCATTTCTGGAATGTTAGGTGTTAATGTTGCATACAAGCTTTGCTCAGACATCGCTGCTGCATTTTCATTATCTGTCACAAGCGGATCCTCCATTAACTCAATAATTGGTGGAATCTCCTGTGTGATTTCAAAACGCTTTTTCGAGTTTTCGAAGTTTGTTAGGAACTCAACAAATTCCTCAGCAAGATCGGTATTTTTTGAATAGGAAGACACATTATAGCTCTTTACGCCAAGGAACGAGCTCATGTTCTCGCCATTGGATAACTTCGGAAGTGGAGCGACTCCATAATCAACCCCCGCCTCTGCATAAGGACCAAACGACCAAGGTCCAGAAATAACAGCCGCTGCTTTTTGTTCAGTGAACAAAGAATCCAACACGTTAATCCCCTGCTCGCCAATAATTCCTGCTGGGAACAGCCCTTCCTCAAAGAATGTCTTAATGTATTCGCCACCTTCAACCGCGCCTTCATTATTTAATCCAATGTCTGTCACGTCATAGCTACCATCAGATTCCTGAGGGAACACATAGCCGCCATATCCCCCAATGACACTTTGCGCGTAGTAGATGCTATCCCATTTCGCAAGGAAGCCATACTGTCCATCCTTTGTCACTTCTGTTGAAAAATCATGCCACTCATCTAACGTTTCAGGAAGATTGCTCTCATCAACAAGCTCCTTGTTATAGAAAAGAACGGACGTTTCAACAGCCTTCGGAAGACCATAAACTTTTCCGTCTACCATTTGTGATAACATCGTTTCCTCTGTAAATGTTGATTTCACCTCATCCGATACCGTTAACTCCTTAAGCAAGCCTTCTGTCACAGCAGTCCCAATCTGATCATGGGGAACAGTGATAACATCCGGGCCACTACCAGACGGACCATCTAACCGTAGATCCTCAATTTGACCCGCATATCCCTTTTCAATCACTTCAATCTCAACATCATGCTCTTTCTCAAACTGCTCCACCGCGTCCGCGATCCCATCAGATTTCTGTATATCTTCCCAAACAATTAATTTATCTGTGCCAGTCGAAGCCGCATCAGTTGTAGTCCCGTCGTCCTCACCAGGTCCACACGCAGTTAAAGCTACTGCCACAGCGGTTAACGCACTCACATGTAGAAATTTATTCTTTTTCATCTTGCATCCCCCTTAAGTCTCTTTAAAGTAAAAAAGAAAACGCTTACTAAATGTAGAATAGCAACTTTTAATAAAATAGTAAACAGTTTTTATTAAATAGTTTAAGTAAAATATTTTACTTATTGAAGTTTGGGTGCGCGCACCTTACTGCGAGCGGCGCGTATTTTTCATCTAACTCGCGCACCTCTTCCCCATTTCCGCGCACTTTCCACCTAACTCGCGCCTTCTTCCCCATTTCCGCGCACTTTCCACCTAACTCGCGCACCAAACTCCCATTCCCGCGCACTCCCCAACTCAGCTCACAAAAAAAGAGCCACCCTCAAAGGGTAGCTCCTTGCTCTAATCGTTCCGTCCTCTCAATCGTGCTCTTTCTAAAAACAGGGCTGGAAGAGATATATACCGTTTTTGCAATTGTTCGCTTATCCACTAGCCTTTCCATCATTAAATCCATCGCTGTTTCACAAAGCACATCTGTATGAATGCGATAGGTGGTTAAAGGTGGCGATACGTATTTTGACACATGACTGTCATTAATACTAAACAGGTTCACCCGCCCAGGCAGGTCAAACCCGCGCTCGTTCAGTGCTTGTAGACAGCCAACTGCAAGGGTATCACTAGCAATGCAAAAGGCAGACGGAAGGTTATCACCGAGTTCGTCTATTGCTTGCTGCATCAGCTTATATCCCTGCTCCACAGAAAACCGGTTTCCAATAAAAATGGCTGATTCCTCGAGCACATCAAATCGATCAGCATAAAGTCTAAAGGCTGTTTCGCGTATATCCGGCAGCCTCATGTTTCGGTCAATATCAAAGTCGTCCCCGCCGATGAAACCAACGGATGCATGTTCATTATCCACATAAAATTCAACCATTCGCTCGATAATGTGCGAGAGATTCGGCTTCACTGAGTCAAATCGTTCTTCATCGGGGGACGTATCAATGAACACAACATTTGGGGCGATCTTGTACAAGTGATCAAGCTCACCTTTCGTAAAACGGCCAATGGCGAGAATTCCTTCTGTAGCCGGGTCTACTGCTTCAATGCCATCTTCAATCGTATAAAGTTTCAGGTTAATACTCCGTGCTTCAGCTTGTTCATGAATGCCTTCGCGTATTTCTTGAAAGTACACATCTTCTAGCTCTTCACGAGCGGTAAACCAATACATAAAGGCAATTTTCTTTAGTGAATGTTTAAATGCCTTCTTTTTGTACCCAAGTTGGTCTGCAGCTTCATAAATTTTTTCACGTGTTTTATCCGTAACTGAAAGATTGGGATCTTGATTTAACACTCTCGAGACTGTAGCGATCGACATTCCTACCTTGTTTGCGATATCTTGAATCGTCACTGCCATTTAAACACCTCACCGCTCTTTTTGATCTCCCCCTATTATAAACATAATATTCATTTAGTAAAATATTTTATTCAATAGAATGCTCCCGCTTCTCACGACTATACGCATAACTCCCTTCATACATCGTCAAGCGTCCATCCTCAAGCCAGCTTGTTTTTGGAAACAGTTTGTTTAAAAAGTAGCGGTCATGCGAAATGCAAAGAATGGTCCCTTCAAATTCAGCTAATGCGTCTTCTAACACTTCCCTTGAATCGATGTCTAGATGGTTCGTTGGCTCATCAAGTAACAAAAGATTGTTCCGGTCGTAAATAAGCTGAGCCATGCGCAGCCTCATCCGCTCTCCACCACTTAAGCTTTTTACTTTTTTAAACACATCCTGACCATAGAAAAGAAACTTGGCAAGCTCTGCTCGTGCCTCGCCTTCGGTCATCACCACATAATCCCGGAAAGCATCAATGACACGTTCATCACCTCCGCCCTCTAACCCGTGCTGAGACAGGTAACCAATCGAGACATTGGCCCCGACTTTACATCTACCTGCATCCGGCTGCAGCTCTTCTAAGATCAACTTAAAAAGAGTTGATTTTCCTGCACCATTTTCACCGACAATCGCTAACCGATCCTGATACGTGAGTGAGAGGTTTACGTCTTTTAATACTTCACGATCCGCAAAGTGTTTTGAAACAGAATCGAGCTGAACAACGTCTGTTCCACTTCTGCTTCCCTGCTCGAAATCAAGCTGTACCTGTTTACGATTCATCACCGGCTTTTTCACACGTTCAATCCGGTTCATCGCCTTTTCCATACTTTTTGCCTGACGGTGCATTCCGGCATTTGGTGGATTGGCGCGGTTGGCCCACTCTTTTAGACGCTTAATCGTCTCACGCATTTTCTTCAGCTTTTTCTGTTGATCCTGATACTGCTGGAATTCAAGAAGAAGTCGTTGCTCCCGCTCCTCCACGAATCCTGAGTAATTCGTCTCGTAAAAGGACAATTCGCCACCGTCCACCTCAATAATTCGTGTCACTGTCTCATCTAAAAAAGCTCGGTCATGCGAAATCACAACAACCGTTCCCGCATATTGATTCACCCAGTCGGTTAACCATTCTGTTGCCCTTAGATCAAGATGGTTGGTCGGTTCATCAAGCAAGAGTAGATCAGGCTTCGTTAACAGAAGCATGGCAAGACCTGCCTTTGTTCGTTCACCTCCACTTAGCTCACTCCACTTACTTGAAAGCAATGACTGTACCCCCAAACCCGCACTGACTCTACGAATATCAGCATCCATTTCATAGCCGCCTTGTTCGGCGAACTCTACCTGAAGTGTTCCGTATTTCTCCAGACAACGCTCTAATGCTTTAGGATCAGTAATCTCTTGAAGCTGTGTCTCCATCTGGCGCATGGACGCTTCCTTTTCGATTAAGCCTGTAAACACCTGCTTTAATTGCTCCTGTAGAGTTCTATCTTCAATGAAATCAGGCTGTTGTTCGAGCGCTCCTTTTGTGACACCTTTTTTCCAACCGACTGATCCACTCGTTGGTTCTGTGATGCCTGCGATAATGTGAAGGAGGCTCGTTTTCCCTTCTCCATTGCGACCAACGAGGCCTACTCGTTCGCCCTGTTTTATTTCAAGCGATAGATTTTCAAAAATCACGTGTACTCCGTATGTTTGAGATACATCCTTCATATAAAAAATAGTCATTTCATTCTCTCCTTCTCTATGAGAAAGAGACAAATGTGCATACCAAAAAAGGTGGCAGAGTCTCTCTGCCACCTTCACCGTCTGTGGGCATATGTCTCTTCCGTTGGGATTTCCTATACAGTTACCTTAGTAAATTGGACAGACTGATCCAATTTTGTAACTGCTGCGGAAAAAAGAGCCCGACAAATCAACAAAAATGCCAAGAAATCAGACTCACTCCCAATCGAACGATTCATACTCCCACCTCCTATCACGTATTTCTTTTATCTTATCGAACCATTGACCCTTTGTAAACAATAACCTTTTCTTAAGAAACCATCCAGTTGACTGTTCCAATAATAAGGCCCCAAAGTGGAATGTTAATGAGAATACCATAGAACAATCCACGGGCAAATCCTCTTTGTTGCACCATCGTGAATCCCTCCTTGTTGCTGTATATCATACCCGAAGATCGAGTCGTTCGAACAAATTAAGGAGGATTTACATGATTTTTTGAGGAGTTTAGTGGTTTATTCCTTGATTTACATACCAATCAATTGTTTCCTTTAATCCACTACGAAAATCACAAACCGGCCGCCACCCAAGCTCTTCTCTGATCTTTGATGCATCAATCGCATATCTTAAATCATGCCCTAACCGGTCAGGTACCCTTGCGATCTGACTCTTTGGAACCTGC comes from the Alkalihalobacillus sp. FSL W8-0930 genome and includes:
- a CDS encoding extracellular solute-binding protein is translated as MKKNKFLHVSALTAVAVALTACGPGEDDGTTTDAASTGTDKLIVWEDIQKSDGIADAVEQFEKEHDVEIEVIEKGYAGQIEDLRLDGPSGSGPDVITVPHDQIGTAVTEGLLKELTVSDEVKSTFTEETMLSQMVDGKVYGLPKAVETSVLFYNKELVDESNLPETLDEWHDFSTEVTKDGQYGFLAKWDSIYYAQSVIGGYGGYVFPQESDGSYDVTDIGLNNEGAVEGGEYIKTFFEEGLFPAGIIGEQGINVLDSLFTEQKAAAVISGPWSFGPYAEAGVDYGVAPLPKLSNGENMSSFLGVKSYNVSSYSKNTDLAEEFVEFLTNFENSKKRFEITQEIPPIIELMEDPLVTDNENAAAMSEQSLYATLTPNIPEMAEVWTPVDNALGLIATDRGDVSQAFDEAVETIQSQIEANHSR
- a CDS encoding LacI family DNA-binding transcriptional regulator, whose amino-acid sequence is MAVTIQDIANKVGMSIATVSRVLNQDPNLSVTDKTREKIYEAADQLGYKKKAFKHSLKKIAFMYWFTAREELEDVYFQEIREGIHEQAEARSINLKLYTIEDGIEAVDPATEGILAIGRFTKGELDHLYKIAPNVVFIDTSPDEERFDSVKPNLSHIIERMVEFYVDNEHASVGFIGGDDFDIDRNMRLPDIRETAFRLYADRFDVLEESAIFIGNRFSVEQGYKLMQQAIDELGDNLPSAFCIASDTLAVGCLQALNERGFDLPGRVNLFSINDSHVSKYVSPPLTTYRIHTDVLCETAMDLMMERLVDKRTIAKTVYISSSPVFRKSTIERTERLEQGATL
- a CDS encoding ABC-F family ATP-binding cassette domain-containing protein encodes the protein MTIFYMKDVSQTYGVHVIFENLSLEIKQGERVGLVGRNGEGKTSLLHIIAGITEPTSGSVGWKKGVTKGALEQQPDFIEDRTLQEQLKQVFTGLIEKEASMRQMETQLQEITDPKALERCLEKYGTLQVEFAEQGGYEMDADIRRVSAGLGVQSLLSSKWSELSGGERTKAGLAMLLLTKPDLLLLDEPTNHLDLRATEWLTDWVNQYAGTVVVISHDRAFLDETVTRIIEVDGGELSFYETNYSGFVEEREQRLLLEFQQYQDQQKKLKKMRETIKRLKEWANRANPPNAGMHRQAKSMEKAMNRIERVKKPVMNRKQVQLDFEQGSRSGTDVVQLDSVSKHFADREVLKDVNLSLTYQDRLAIVGENGAGKSTLFKLILEELQPDAGRCKVGANVSIGYLSQHGLEGGGDERVIDAFRDYVVMTEGEARAELAKFLFYGQDVFKKVKSLSGGERMRLRMAQLIYDRNNLLLLDEPTNHLDIDSREVLEDALAEFEGTILCISHDRYFLNKLFPKTSWLEDGRLTMYEGSYAYSREKREHSIE